The following proteins are co-located in the Calorimonas adulescens genome:
- a CDS encoding DUF441 domain-containing protein, protein MENQFILLALITLGIVSHSNTIAVASAILLITITTPLSRYLSVIEKYGLDMGLLFLTLYILIPLIKNRDILFSISETITSPIGILSVVAGALATILNGQGINLLNNMPQLILGIIIGSLIGVTFLGGIPVGPLMSGAILVMILYLLNLFGIYF, encoded by the coding sequence ATGGAAAACCAGTTTATATTATTAGCTTTGATCACCTTAGGGATAGTCAGCCATTCAAACACTATTGCAGTTGCTTCGGCCATACTGTTGATTACTATAACTACCCCTCTATCCAGATATTTATCAGTAATAGAAAAGTATGGACTGGATATGGGGCTTCTGTTTTTAACGCTTTATATTCTGATACCACTCATAAAAAACAGGGATATTTTATTCAGTATATCTGAAACCATTACCTCTCCCATAGGAATTCTATCTGTGGTAGCGGGGGCTTTGGCTACCATCCTCAATGGACAGGGTATTAACCTACTAAATAATATGCCCCAATTAATATTAGGCATAATAATAGGTTCATTAATAGGTGTAACTTTTTTAGGTGGAATACCTGTAGGTCCATTAATGTCCGGTGCTATACTCGTCATGATCTTGTATTTATTAAACCTCTTTGGTATCTATTTTTAG
- a CDS encoding ABC transporter ATP-binding protein: MDYFLEIKELSKTFTSNGNKITALDKISFNLMENDFLCILGPSGCGKSTLLRCVAGYEKIDSGKIILQGKEVSKPGTDRMMVFQDFNQLFPWLTVEKNIDYPLRVNYPKLSNMQRKELTDYYLELVNLYNFKGFYPHQLSGGMKQRVAIVRALSLHPKLLLMDEPFGSLDASTRYKLQKELLRICHHTDVTIIFVTHNIDEAIILSNKIIVLSKQPGKIADIINNNIEKPRLPGIPEYGELWNRLNELMGLDKSIEESAALTRDEVI, translated from the coding sequence TTGGACTATTTCCTTGAAATTAAGGAATTAAGCAAAACATTCACTTCCAATGGTAACAAGATTACAGCTCTTGATAAAATAAGTTTTAATCTGATGGAAAATGACTTCTTGTGCATACTTGGCCCTTCAGGTTGTGGAAAGTCCACCCTTTTAAGGTGTGTAGCAGGCTATGAAAAAATTGATAGTGGCAAAATTATTCTTCAGGGGAAAGAGGTGTCAAAGCCTGGCACTGACAGGATGATGGTTTTTCAGGATTTCAATCAATTATTTCCGTGGTTAACAGTTGAAAAAAATATCGATTATCCTCTTAGGGTTAATTATCCCAAATTAAGCAATATGCAGAGAAAGGAATTAACAGATTATTATCTTGAACTGGTAAACCTCTATAATTTCAAAGGTTTCTATCCACACCAGCTCTCTGGTGGTATGAAGCAAAGAGTGGCAATAGTAAGGGCACTTTCTCTTCATCCTAAATTACTTTTGATGGATGAACCATTTGGCAGCCTTGATGCCTCTACACGATACAAACTACAAAAAGAGTTGTTAAGAATATGTCACCATACTGATGTAACAATCATATTCGTCACTCACAATATTGACGAAGCTATAATACTTAGCAATAAAATTATTGTGCTTTCAAAACAGCCGGGTAAAATAGCAGACATTATAAACAATAATATTGAAAAACCAAGACTCCCCGGCATACCTGAGTATGGTGAATTATGGAATAGATTAAACGAGCTGATGGGGTTAGATAAAAGTATAGAAGAGAGTGCAGCTTTGACAAGAGATGAGGTTATTTGA
- a CDS encoding ABC transporter substrate-binding protein, giving the protein MKKVFTFLTIFLLIFSLAGCSTNKQENHSITNQDITIRIATQYGLQYAPAQIMEKNKLIEKYMPGANIVWQTFPSGGAINEALAANRLDFAFMGPPPFLISWDKGVKIKLVSSVQGGPNGIVTYRPDIKSIKDFKDDDKIAMPGIGSTQHIFLQMESDKLMNDLHAMDDKVFSMSHPDAMNALLNKQVAAHFASAPYYFEEISNPDFHEVLTGKEAFGGEFTHIFLVATEEFHNSNPMAYAAVYQALVDSIAYINEHPEEAAKMLAPIYNLSEEKTLQYITWKDVNYSTTPYGLLKMAEFMKKAGYIKKTPEKMSDIAFETIVAQMGKKNGEDTQIEKLQR; this is encoded by the coding sequence ATGAAAAAAGTGTTTACCTTTTTAACAATATTTCTGTTAATTTTTTCTTTAGCAGGATGCTCTACAAATAAACAGGAAAACCATAGCATTACAAATCAGGATATAACTATTCGTATTGCTACTCAATACGGACTTCAATATGCTCCAGCACAAATTATGGAGAAAAATAAGCTGATAGAAAAATACATGCCTGGCGCCAATATAGTATGGCAAACATTTCCTTCTGGAGGCGCCATTAACGAAGCACTGGCAGCCAACAGATTGGATTTCGCTTTTATGGGGCCACCACCTTTTTTAATAAGCTGGGATAAGGGAGTTAAAATTAAACTGGTTTCCAGTGTACAGGGTGGGCCAAACGGCATCGTCACATATCGTCCGGACATCAAATCTATTAAGGATTTCAAAGATGACGATAAGATAGCTATGCCGGGTATAGGAAGCACCCAGCACATATTTCTTCAAATGGAATCTGACAAACTTATGAATGACCTTCATGCAATGGACGATAAAGTTTTTTCTATGTCGCACCCCGATGCCATGAATGCATTGCTAAATAAGCAGGTGGCCGCTCATTTTGCATCGGCGCCATACTATTTTGAAGAGATAAGTAATCCTGATTTTCATGAGGTACTAACAGGAAAAGAGGCCTTTGGAGGCGAATTCACACATATCTTCCTTGTGGCTACAGAGGAGTTTCATAACAGCAACCCCATGGCCTATGCTGCTGTTTACCAGGCACTGGTTGACTCCATTGCCTATATCAATGAGCATCCGGAAGAGGCGGCTAAGATGCTGGCCCCTATATACAACTTAAGTGAAGAAAAGACATTACAGTACATTACATGGAAGGATGTTAATTATTCAACCACACCTTACGGTCTATTAAAAATGGCTGAATTTATGAAAAAAGCTGGTTATATTAAAAAAACTCCAGAGAAAATGAGTGACATAGCTTTTGAAACCATTGTAGCTCAGATGGGAAAGAAAAACGGAGAAGACACGCAAATAGAGAAATTACAACGCTAA
- a CDS encoding substrate-binding domain-containing protein: MIVSGCGSTVADKNAGEGQVDSRTKSNTEKPLPENSEVILSTTTSTQDSGLLDVLIPLFEEKTGYKVKTIAVGTGQALAMGENGDADVMLVHAPASEIEVVNKGAAMNRQLVMHNDFIIVGPKDDPAGIKGLNAQNAFKKIAENQSLFISRGDDSGTNKKEMDIWEAINIKPSGGWYQEVGQGMGATLDIASEKQGYTLTDRATYLAKKSTLSLDILSEGSPELLNIYHVMQVNPDYVAKTSQDKAKMINVKGAKAFVDFMISPETQKIIGDFGKKEYGEPLFFPDAGKDENSLSS; this comes from the coding sequence ATGATAGTGTCTGGTTGCGGAAGTACAGTTGCAGATAAAAATGCCGGAGAAGGACAGGTTGATTCACGGACTAAGTCAAATACGGAAAAGCCATTACCAGAAAATTCAGAGGTTATCCTTTCGACCACTACCAGTACCCAGGACAGTGGTCTTCTGGATGTTCTGATACCACTTTTTGAGGAAAAAACGGGATACAAGGTAAAGACCATTGCAGTAGGGACTGGCCAGGCGTTGGCAATGGGAGAGAATGGAGATGCCGATGTTATGTTAGTACATGCACCTGCATCAGAGATTGAGGTGGTCAACAAGGGTGCGGCTATGAATAGACAGCTGGTTATGCATAACGATTTTATAATAGTAGGGCCTAAAGATGACCCCGCAGGTATAAAGGGCCTTAATGCTCAGAATGCTTTTAAAAAAATAGCTGAGAACCAATCCTTATTTATTTCTCGAGGAGACGATTCTGGTACCAATAAGAAGGAGATGGATATATGGGAGGCAATCAATATTAAGCCCTCAGGTGGATGGTATCAGGAGGTAGGACAGGGGATGGGGGCCACCCTGGATATAGCATCTGAAAAGCAGGGGTATACATTGACAGACAGGGCTACATATCTGGCAAAAAAGAGCACCCTTTCTCTGGACATCCTGTCAGAGGGCAGTCCAGAGCTTTTGAATATATACCATGTAATGCAAGTAAATCCAGACTATGTCGCAAAGACTTCCCAGGATAAGGCTAAAATGATAAATGTGAAGGGAGCGAAAGCTTTTGTTGACTTCATGATAAGCCCTGAAACCCAGAAAATAATAGGTGATTTTGGCAAAAAAGAGTACGGAGAACCGTTGTTTTTCCCAGACGCCGGTAAGGATGAAAATTCATTGTCTTCTTAG
- a CDS encoding MFS transporter produces MQKGKYFVLFIISWVPFIMVLGNSMLIPALPALRKAMDISSLQAGLLITLFSLPAAIAIPFLGFLADRIGRKPVIVLSLLIYGIGGLICGASALWMEKPYMGIVVGRIIQGVGGAGTAPIAMALTSDIFTENERSQAMGINEAANGFGKVLSPVLGSVFVMISWYLLFFVYAVISFPVAIAVYLFVKEKDMGPKSRIEEYFHGVMELMKNKRWPFMACLLAGATAFFTLFGILSYVSDVLENGYGIRGIYKGLLIAIPVFTMSITSFINGVVLKKKKSFKLTVEIGLIILGAIMTISIFVKNITVFMALLGIMGFGVGLILPSLNTLITSSVPMGKRCSVTAVYGSIRFIGVAAGPPVFDYLLGMSRWIMVAVPAVLSFLALIFCAIKLNQDIMLEFRD; encoded by the coding sequence TTGCAAAAAGGAAAATACTTTGTTTTGTTTATCATATCATGGGTTCCATTTATCATGGTTCTTGGTAACTCCATGCTCATTCCGGCACTGCCGGCATTACGAAAAGCTATGGATATAAGCAGTCTACAGGCAGGTTTATTAATTACCTTGTTTTCTTTACCGGCTGCAATTGCAATCCCATTTTTAGGTTTTTTAGCAGACAGGATTGGACGAAAACCTGTAATCGTGCTTTCTTTATTGATATATGGCATAGGAGGGCTGATTTGTGGAGCGTCTGCACTATGGATGGAAAAGCCGTATATGGGAATAGTCGTCGGTAGAATAATACAGGGGGTAGGGGGCGCTGGTACTGCCCCTATAGCTATGGCGCTTACCAGTGACATTTTTACAGAAAATGAGAGAAGTCAGGCTATGGGGATTAATGAGGCGGCAAACGGGTTTGGGAAAGTATTGAGCCCTGTACTAGGTTCTGTATTTGTAATGATTAGTTGGTATCTTCTCTTTTTTGTCTATGCGGTAATATCATTTCCGGTAGCAATAGCTGTTTATTTATTTGTGAAAGAAAAGGATATGGGTCCAAAAAGTAGAATAGAAGAGTATTTTCATGGAGTAATGGAATTAATGAAAAATAAAAGGTGGCCGTTTATGGCCTGTTTATTAGCCGGTGCTACCGCATTTTTTACATTATTTGGAATTTTATCTTACGTTTCTGATGTGTTAGAAAATGGATACGGTATTAGAGGTATTTATAAGGGCTTATTAATAGCAATACCAGTATTTACGATGAGTATTACCTCGTTTATTAACGGTGTAGTGCTTAAAAAGAAGAAGTCCTTTAAGCTAACTGTAGAAATCGGTCTGATTATCCTTGGGGCTATTATGACTATAAGCATATTTGTAAAAAATATAACGGTATTTATGGCTCTACTGGGGATTATGGGATTTGGAGTAGGACTCATCCTTCCGTCATTGAATACTTTAATTACCAGCAGCGTGCCTATGGGAAAAAGATGCTCTGTTACAGCCGTATATGGAAGTATAAGATTTATAGGTGTGGCTGCAGGGCCACCAGTTTTTGACTATTTATTAGGTATGAGTAGGTGGATTATGGTAGCCGTACCAGCTGTATTGTCATTTTTAGCCCTGATTTTTTGTGCTATCAAATTGAACCAGGATATAATGCTGGAATTCAGGGACTAA
- a CDS encoding thioredoxin domain-containing protein: MGKNSIKWNEWDESVFSKAREENKLILLSISAPWCYWCHVDDQAIKYINDNFVPIRIDMDKSLDADGRYKLSGWLSTAILSPNGQVIIRRTYISPEELLHMLKEANRLYREFNDEMSGRDNKKIEKKAIYVRAISKNVCNEIQAYILKSAMDMFDTKYGGFGKRPKFLYPELLSYLIGYFYATNDENIKRVIVKTMDIMYGSEVYDRVEGGFFRYAAERDFSNPNYEKLLDDNARLLSLYIEAYQVFNHPLYMRVAEDILNYIEKYLYDSKKGLFYGGQIAGQEYYKADKIKRGKLKKPSIDKTFYADKNSLAAVSILKYYSITGKSEYMKIAKRIADKLLEKFMDKKGLIKHHPESKEANILEDQVYAADLFTNLYSITGDKTYLDESMKLVDRVIDVFYDDRDRGFLDFLPIEGIKYDQISKSLPVNSEMALLCLKLYTFSNNRAYHRKSEETLLYFSRIYREYGIFASLYSSAVKAFVDGIYKFTLVGKKDDIQTKDLFKDLRTLYFPDGILEILDTVRRKEEIVKRGYTIDETPHIYICIGNKCLPPVNNGEDLNNFLKSLQTREEVK; this comes from the coding sequence ATGGGGAAAAACTCTATAAAATGGAATGAATGGGACGAATCAGTTTTTAGTAAGGCCAGAGAGGAGAATAAACTTATACTTTTGAGTATCAGTGCACCCTGGTGTTACTGGTGTCATGTCGATGACCAGGCAATAAAATACATTAATGATAATTTTGTGCCGATAAGGATAGACATGGACAAAAGTTTGGATGCTGATGGCAGATATAAATTAAGCGGATGGCTGTCGACTGCTATACTGTCTCCCAATGGACAGGTTATTATAAGGAGGACATATATTTCACCTGAAGAATTATTGCATATGCTAAAAGAAGCAAACAGGTTATACAGGGAATTCAATGATGAAATGTCGGGAAGAGATAATAAAAAAATAGAAAAAAAGGCTATATATGTCAGAGCAATTTCAAAAAATGTATGTAATGAAATACAGGCATATATCCTTAAATCTGCCATGGATATGTTTGACACAAAGTATGGCGGCTTTGGGAAGAGACCGAAATTTTTATACCCAGAATTGCTTTCATATCTGATTGGTTACTTCTATGCGACCAATGATGAAAATATCAAGAGAGTTATTGTAAAAACCATGGATATTATGTACGGCAGTGAGGTTTATGATAGAGTGGAGGGAGGCTTTTTTAGATATGCTGCAGAGAGAGACTTTTCCAATCCCAACTATGAGAAGCTACTGGATGATAATGCTCGATTATTGTCCTTATACATAGAGGCATATCAAGTATTCAATCATCCACTATACATGAGGGTGGCTGAAGATATTTTAAACTATATAGAGAAATACCTTTATGATAGTAAAAAAGGACTGTTTTATGGAGGTCAAATTGCTGGCCAGGAATATTACAAAGCAGATAAAATAAAACGAGGTAAACTAAAAAAGCCATCAATTGATAAAACTTTTTATGCTGACAAAAATTCACTGGCTGCCGTGTCGATTTTAAAATACTATAGTATAACCGGTAAGAGTGAATATATGAAAATTGCAAAGAGGATAGCAGATAAGTTATTAGAGAAATTCATGGATAAAAAAGGTCTTATAAAACATCATCCAGAGTCAAAAGAGGCAAATATACTGGAAGATCAGGTATATGCAGCGGATTTGTTTACAAACTTATATAGCATAACCGGAGATAAAACATACCTTGATGAATCAATGAAATTAGTTGATAGGGTTATCGACGTCTTTTATGATGACAGGGATAGAGGATTTTTAGATTTTCTTCCAATTGAAGGAATCAAATATGATCAAATATCAAAGAGTTTACCTGTAAACAGTGAAATGGCACTGCTGTGCTTAAAGCTTTATACATTTTCTAACAATAGAGCATATCATCGGAAAAGTGAGGAAACGTTATTATATTTCTCCAGGATATACCGTGAATATGGGATATTTGCTTCTTTATATTCCAGTGCCGTTAAAGCATTTGTTGATGGTATATATAAATTTACATTAGTTGGTAAAAAAGATGATATACAGACTAAAGATTTATTTAAAGACTTAAGGACGCTATATTTTCCAGATGGGATTTTAGAGATTCTTGATACAGTGCGGAGGAAAGAAGAAATTGTGAAAAGAGGCTACACAATAGATGAAACCCCACACATATATATCTGCATTGGAAATAAATGCTTGCCACCGGTAAATAATGGAGAAGACTTAAATAACTTTTTAAAGAGTCTACAGACAAGAGAAGAGGTCAAATAA
- a CDS encoding ABC transporter permease, with translation MSKRLKLTKIIFIVILLAIWEITAHAHIFSRLLFPSLEDIFSTLIHELEKGNVMLQTYNSIKMILEGMIIGDILAIIVSIWAMISVKINEYVTTLVAIMDPLPGIALLPLTILWFGTGKNSIIFIIIHSVLWPMILNTVTGFKTIPKIYLEVGSNIGLKKFKIITNIMIPSALPSLLTGLRVGWSRSWRALISAEMIFGATAKESGLGWYIFEKRFMLDMPGVFAGLLIIVTIGFIVETVIFEIIEENTIKKWGMTN, from the coding sequence ATGTCTAAGAGGTTAAAGCTGACAAAGATCATCTTTATCGTGATTCTACTGGCCATATGGGAGATCACCGCTCATGCCCATATTTTCTCAAGACTCCTCTTCCCTAGTCTTGAAGATATATTTTCCACATTAATTCACGAACTGGAGAAGGGCAATGTGATGCTGCAGACTTACAACTCGATTAAAATGATACTGGAAGGCATGATTATAGGCGATATACTTGCTATTATTGTTTCAATATGGGCAATGATTTCCGTGAAAATAAATGAATATGTAACAACACTAGTAGCAATAATGGACCCGCTACCAGGTATCGCACTTTTGCCATTGACCATTTTGTGGTTTGGAACAGGGAAAAATTCAATAATATTTATTATAATACACTCAGTACTATGGCCTATGATATTAAATACTGTTACAGGATTCAAGACTATACCTAAGATTTATCTTGAGGTTGGAAGCAACATAGGTCTTAAAAAATTCAAAATTATTACCAACATTATGATACCATCCGCACTACCATCTCTTCTTACCGGACTCCGGGTAGGATGGTCAAGGTCATGGAGAGCCCTGATATCAGCCGAAATGATATTCGGAGCAACTGCAAAAGAAAGCGGCCTTGGGTGGTATATATTTGAAAAAAGATTTATGCTGGATATGCCTGGGGTATTTGCGGGTTTACTTATCATTGTGACCATAGGATTTATTGTAGAAACTGTTATATTTGAAATCATAGAAGAAAATACAATTAAAAAGTGGGGAATGACAAATTAG
- a CDS encoding ABC transporter ATP-binding protein: MTVLEVKGIRYYTKEKNILDIPSLEIEEGKTLSIVGPNGAGKSTLLKVLALLQKPDEGEIFYRGTVVTKTNALEIRRKMSVVFQEPLLLDGTVYENLEIGLKIRKIRKEKRKGLIEEWLEKLGIYHLRNKHVSTLSGGEAQRVSLARALVLEPEILFLDEPFSSLDQPTKEGLIQDIYLVLKKNHVTTFFVTHDFREMQYFSDIACVMIDGKIAQKAKPVDILNKPADERIAKFVGIENIFNGIISEIENDIYSVVLDDSKIKIKANGQYEYKIGQKIRVLIRPENISLTENKRGIENTFDGIITEVYPTGYSWKYKFSVADKTFIGSLNTNNIEVYPGKEGFICIKPESVFLISKDMI, from the coding sequence ATGACAGTACTGGAAGTAAAAGGTATCAGGTATTATACGAAAGAAAAAAATATATTGGATATACCCTCGCTGGAAATAGAAGAGGGAAAGACATTGAGTATAGTTGGACCTAATGGGGCCGGGAAAAGTACATTGTTGAAAGTGCTAGCTCTTTTGCAAAAACCTGATGAAGGTGAAATATTTTATAGGGGAACGGTGGTGACGAAAACCAATGCGTTAGAGATACGCAGAAAGATGTCTGTGGTGTTTCAAGAGCCTCTTTTACTCGATGGTACCGTTTATGAAAACCTGGAAATAGGTTTAAAAATCAGGAAAATACGCAAAGAAAAGAGAAAAGGACTCATTGAAGAATGGTTGGAAAAACTTGGAATATATCATTTGAGAAATAAACACGTGTCAACGTTGTCTGGGGGAGAAGCTCAAAGGGTGAGCCTGGCTAGAGCGTTGGTTTTAGAACCGGAAATACTGTTTCTTGATGAACCATTTTCTTCTCTGGATCAACCCACCAAGGAAGGACTTATTCAAGATATATACTTGGTATTAAAAAAAAATCATGTTACGACCTTTTTTGTAACTCATGATTTTAGAGAGATGCAGTATTTTTCAGATATAGCATGTGTCATGATTGATGGCAAAATAGCTCAAAAGGCAAAACCCGTTGACATATTGAATAAACCTGCTGATGAAAGAATCGCAAAATTCGTTGGCATAGAAAATATTTTTAACGGTATAATTTCAGAGATTGAGAATGATATCTATTCCGTTGTACTTGATGATAGCAAGATAAAGATTAAAGCAAACGGTCAATATGAATATAAGATAGGGCAAAAGATAAGGGTACTAATAAGGCCTGAGAACATATCACTCACTGAGAATAAACGAGGGATTGAAAACACATTTGATGGTATTATTACAGAGGTCTATCCTACAGGATATAGTTGGAAATATAAGTTTTCAGTTGCTGACAAGACATTTATTGGTAGCTTGAACACAAACAATATTGAAGTTTATCCCGGCAAAGAAGGTTTCATATGCATTAAACCTGAATCTGTTTTTTTAATTTCTAAAGATATGATATAA
- a CDS encoding NifU family protein: protein MEEKVREALDTLRPSLQADGGDVELVNVTEDGIVSVRLVGACGGCPFSTLTLQQGIERSLKQMVPEVKRVLAV from the coding sequence ATGGAAGAAAAAGTGAGAGAAGCTCTTGATACACTTAGACCATCGCTGCAGGCTGATGGCGGGGATGTAGAATTAGTAAATGTAACTGAAGATGGTATCGTAAGTGTGAGGCTTGTTGGCGCCTGTGGTGGCTGCCCGTTCTCTACCTTAACATTGCAGCAGGGAATTGAACGGTCGCTCAAACAAATGGTACCTGAGGTCAAAAGGGTTTTGGCAGTGTAA
- the spoVB gene encoding stage V sporulation protein B, with translation MEEKLSFAQGAFILTIANLISRLLGFIFRIVLSNKIGPEGMGIFQLVMPVYMTALSVTTGSISVTVSRLVAQSLSRGDRRYTYRIVSLSLMLITSISAIISGILIFFSDYISSSILNEERTMLPIIIFSPVLFIISSSAVIRGYFEGIQNIKPSAIANIIEEVVRIISVLFLIDAVMPMGIEYAVSAAIFSSVLGEVCVFLFMAYKYKERQHKYKASTSGPHINNHKLMLNIVGTTIPLSLNRFVNTFLQSIEAVIIPQRLMANLSKEESLSIFGELTGMALPIVMLPSIVVNALSVTLVPAVAEAHEKNDMATLEHRVKESVEYTLIISFITSTTLLSLPNEIAITLYHNTEVGIFLRMFSLVVPLIYTSQIMNSALNGMGKHTIAFINNLFASFMRTLCTYILVANSKFMINGYFIGYYLGFLLLFILDYICIRRFIGIFPGVVFFAKTFIASIVFYLCLKIFYCLNPIPNSLISLVITLLLSLIIYLLIMVHTGVLRTGNLIGNLPFLRRV, from the coding sequence TTGGAAGAAAAACTCAGCTTTGCCCAGGGTGCATTTATATTAACTATCGCTAACCTCATAAGCAGATTATTAGGATTTATCTTCAGAATAGTACTATCAAACAAGATAGGCCCCGAGGGAATGGGTATATTCCAACTGGTAATGCCAGTCTATATGACCGCTTTAAGTGTCACCACAGGCAGCATATCTGTTACTGTCTCAAGACTCGTAGCTCAGTCCTTAAGCCGAGGAGATCGTAGATATACTTACAGGATAGTCTCTTTAAGTCTTATGTTAATCACATCAATAAGTGCCATCATCTCAGGGATACTTATATTTTTTTCCGACTATATATCTTCCAGCATATTAAACGAAGAGCGTACGATGCTACCAATTATCATCTTTTCACCAGTGCTTTTTATTATTTCTTCCTCAGCAGTTATACGTGGCTATTTTGAAGGAATACAAAACATAAAGCCGTCAGCAATTGCCAATATCATTGAAGAAGTTGTGCGAATAATTTCTGTACTCTTTCTTATAGATGCAGTAATGCCAATGGGGATAGAATACGCTGTCTCAGCTGCAATATTCAGTTCTGTGCTTGGTGAAGTGTGTGTCTTTTTGTTCATGGCTTACAAGTATAAGGAAAGGCAGCACAAATATAAAGCATCAACCTCTGGCCCCCATATAAACAATCACAAATTAATGCTGAATATTGTGGGTACAACCATACCTCTCTCTCTTAATAGATTTGTAAATACATTTCTGCAGTCTATAGAAGCTGTGATTATACCTCAAAGATTAATGGCAAATTTAAGCAAAGAAGAATCACTCTCTATATTTGGTGAACTTACAGGTATGGCCTTACCCATAGTGATGCTACCATCCATCGTAGTAAATGCATTATCCGTTACCCTTGTACCCGCAGTTGCAGAGGCACATGAAAAAAATGACATGGCTACATTGGAGCACAGGGTCAAAGAGTCTGTAGAATATACGTTAATAATCAGCTTTATAACAAGCACAACACTACTCTCACTGCCCAATGAAATTGCGATAACGCTATACCATAATACTGAGGTCGGAATCTTTTTAAGAATGTTCTCCCTGGTTGTTCCATTAATTTATACATCGCAGATAATGAATAGTGCACTAAATGGTATGGGCAAACACACAATTGCATTTATTAATAATCTATTTGCATCTTTTATGAGGACTTTATGCACTTATATACTTGTAGCAAATTCTAAATTTATGATAAATGGATATTTCATCGGGTATTACCTTGGATTCTTACTTTTATTCATACTCGACTATATATGCATAAGAAGGTTCATAGGCATTTTTCCGGGTGTGGTTTTTTTTGCAAAAACATTTATAGCATCCATTGTATTTTATCTGTGCCTCAAAATTTTTTACTGTTTAAACCCTATACCAAATTCACTAATAAGCCTGGTAATTACCTTACTCCTAAGTCTTATTATATATCTGTTAATTATGGTGCATACTGGTGTCCTAAGGACAGGAAATCTTATAGGTAACCTACCGTTTTTAAGGAGAGTATAA
- a CDS encoding ABC transporter permease, which yields MELITNGIVQGIKLLLGFDPEIVSIVLTTIKVSCTATLIAFLIGIPLGIFLSERVSATINAGYTAVMILIISLVNFGMGLPPTVVGLVVSLFLWRSGPLGYLRIMYTPTAMIIAQTILALPIITGLTMAGVQQIAKKYRWQIIALGASRAQYLWLIIKEARYSIIAAVIAGFGGAISEVGASMMVGGNIKGYTRILTTAIVMENSKGNFSLALALGIILLLLTYTIVLLLTYYQQRRIGG from the coding sequence ATGGAATTAATAACTAATGGAATAGTGCAGGGTATTAAACTTCTTTTGGGGTTTGATCCGGAAATAGTTTCTATTGTGCTTACAACTATTAAAGTATCATGTACGGCTACTCTGATAGCATTTTTGATAGGCATACCCTTGGGAATTTTTTTATCTGAACGGGTGTCTGCAACGATAAATGCTGGATATACTGCAGTTATGATATTAATAATAAGTCTTGTAAATTTTGGTATGGGTTTGCCTCCTACTGTGGTTGGGCTTGTGGTAAGTCTATTTCTATGGAGAAGTGGACCACTTGGTTATTTGAGAATTATGTATACCCCGACGGCTATGATCATTGCGCAAACTATATTGGCGCTTCCGATTATCACCGGTCTTACCATGGCTGGCGTACAGCAGATTGCAAAAAAATACAGGTGGCAAATCATCGCTTTGGGTGCATCCAGAGCCCAATATTTGTGGCTTATAATAAAAGAAGCAAGATATTCTATCATTGCAGCTGTTATTGCTGGCTTTGGTGGTGCAATATCTGAGGTCGGAGCATCAATGATGGTAGGGGGTAATATAAAGGGTTATACAAGGATACTTACAACTGCCATAGTAATGGAAAACAGCAAAGGAAATTTTTCATTGGCACTGGCTCTGGGAATCATATTACTCCTTCTTACATATACCATCGTTTTGTTGCTTACCTATTATCAGCAACGGAGGATAGGCGGATGA